The window GATCTTTGTTTTCTGGGTACTCTTTTTACCTAAACAGACCAAAATGGAAGAACCCATTTTCCAGAATCCGGTGTTGTTCATATGTAGAGCAACAGCTGAAGCCTCGGCCCAGGCCCATTCCCGCCGAAGTCGAAGTTGAGGAGATAAAGGCGCCGCCTTTGGCGCAAGAAGAGGCTCAGATTGCAATACCCAGTTCTGGGATTTGTAGTCAGATTGAGAAGTTGGTTTTGTACAAGAGGTATAGGGAAGCGCTTGAAATGTTTGAGTTTTTGGAATCTAAAGGTGGGTATGAAGTTGGTGGTAGTACTTATGATGCTTTGGTGAGTGCTTGTATTAGCTTGAGATCGATTAGAGGAGTGAAGAGGGTGTTTGGTTATATGATTAGTAATGGGTTTGAGTTGGATCAGTATATGAGGAACAGGGTTTTGCTTATGCACGTGAAATGTGGGATGATGATTGATGCACGCCAGCTGTTTGGGGAAATGCCTGAGAGGAATTCGGTTTCGTGGAACACGATAATTGGGGGTCTGGTGGATTGTGGGGAGTTTGTGGAGGCTTTCGGGTTGTTTTTGGATATGTGGGAGGAGATTTGTGACGGGGAGTCGAGGGTGTTTGCCACAATGATAAGGGCTGCGGCTGGTTTGGGGGACATTTCTGCAGGGAGGGAGTTGCATTCGTGTTGCGTGAAGATGGGTGTGACTGCTGATATTTTTGTGTCTTGTGCATTGATTGATATGTATAGCAAGTGTGGGAGTATTGAAGATGCTCACTGTGTTTTTGATGAGATGCCGAAGAAGACAACTGTGGGGTGGAACACCATCATAGCAGGGTATGCGCTTCATGGTTATAGTGATGAGGCTTTGAGTATGTACTATGATATGCGTGATTCTGGTGTGCCGATGGATCATTTTACGTTTTCCATGATTATAAGAATCTGTGCCAGGTTGGCTTCATTAGAACATGCTAAGCAAGCTCATGCAGGTCTAGTTCGTCATGGTTTTGGGTTGGACATAGTGGCAAACACATCACTGGTGGACTTCTATAGCAAGTGGGGAAGGATAGAAGATGCACGTCATGTCTTTGACCAGATGCCTAACAAGAATGTCATATCTTGGAATGCCTTGATTGCTGGATATGGTAATCATGGTCGGGGTGATGAGGCTGTTGAGATGTTTGAGAAGATGCTTGAGGAAAGAATGGTACCCAATCACGTTACATTTCTTGCTGTATTGTCTGCTTGCAGCCGTTCAGGTTTATCAGAACGTGGATGGGAAATTTTTGAATCAATGAGCAGAGATTACAAGGTTAAACCCCGTGCTATGCATTATGCCTGTATGATTGAACTGCTTGGACAGGAGGGGAACTTAGATGAAGCCTTTGCACTAATAAGAGCCGCTCCCTTTAAGCCTACAGCAAACATG of the Fragaria vesca subsp. vesca linkage group LG6, FraVesHawaii_1.0, whole genome shotgun sequence genome contains:
- the LOC101314298 gene encoding pentatricopeptide repeat-containing protein At5g50390, chloroplastic-like, translated to MEIPLLRYQTLSLDQIQRSISFPLSFSDSKFPKQRSLFSGYSFYLNRPKWKNPFSRIRCCSYVEQQLKPRPRPIPAEVEVEEIKAPPLAQEEAQIAIPSSGICSQIEKLVLYKRYREALEMFEFLESKGGYEVGGSTYDALVSACISLRSIRGVKRVFGYMISNGFELDQYMRNRVLLMHVKCGMMIDARQLFGEMPERNSVSWNTIIGGLVDCGEFVEAFGLFLDMWEEICDGESRVFATMIRAAAGLGDISAGRELHSCCVKMGVTADIFVSCALIDMYSKCGSIEDAHCVFDEMPKKTTVGWNTIIAGYALHGYSDEALSMYYDMRDSGVPMDHFTFSMIIRICARLASLEHAKQAHAGLVRHGFGLDIVANTSLVDFYSKWGRIEDARHVFDQMPNKNVISWNALIAGYGNHGRGDEAVEMFEKMLEERMVPNHVTFLAVLSACSRSGLSERGWEIFESMSRDYKVKPRAMHYACMIELLGQEGNLDEAFALIRAAPFKPTANMWAALLTACRINENLELGKIAAKELYGMEPQKLSNYVVLLNIYNSCGKLKEAAAVVQTLRRKGLRMLPACSWIEIKKQVHIFHSGDERHAQTREIYETVDDLMVKIRRRGYIRDEKHLLPDVDEHERISAYHSEKLAIAYGLISTSDGTPLQIVQGHRICPDCHSAIKLIAKVTEREIVVRDASRFHHFKNGSCSCGNYW